GAGGAAACACGGTGCCTTCAAATGCTGTCGGAAATCTCATGATCAAATATTCTGATTATATAAatgggactgttctttacttaccAAAGGATGACGGGGGTGGCTGGGCTGGGGtgtgattttattattattattattattattattattattattattattaccattatcattattattattatcattattatatcattattattattattattattattttgacctTCCCCAAAGCTACTAATATTTTTTcacatgtaatatttttgtggtaaatgcatgaccctccctccattataaattattattattaacagtagcagtagtagtagtactatttattcattcattcattcattttcagtaaccgcttatcctgttaagggtCACAGGAAGacaggagcctatcccagctgacactgggtgagaggcggggtacaccctggacaggtcaccagactatcacagggctgacacatagagacagacaaccattcacactcacattacggacaatttagagacaccaattaacctgcatgtctttggactgtgggaggaagctggagtacctggagaaaatccacactgacatggggagaacatgcaatctccacacagaggggatccttcttgctgtgaggcaacaatgctaaccactgcaccactgtgccgccagtactatttatatttatttttggtaatGTAGGCACAAAACAAGTGAAAGACATGACAGGGAAAACACTATGTGGGAGATAAGAcgtgtaaaataataattaacacaaaagacaaacacaggcgTATTGGTGTAATGTAGTGGTTCTCATGGTGTGTGGCAGCGATGCAAatccaggtgtgctgtgggattttgtgataaccacacattattattgcaatgttcaactgggcctatacaaaaagtaatgaatgaatttttaattgattgtATCAGCATGTTGTGaacacccatttcctaataaagaggcaaactttacttaataaatataatttaagacacatcacattatcttacattatgTCCAATTTAAATGGATATGTTATTGGTGTTTTGgagtaatttaaaaaagttaaacaGGAATTTTTGAATTGTTTtgatatttaataaataatagttggttgtcaatttttatttgatattagtAAATAAAAGTGATAACACACGTTATAGAAGCTATTGTTCACAGATATAAACACAGATGTGCCTCGGTGTAATGAACGTTGATGTTTATTTGTTgatgtgtgcgtgcgtgttgATGAAGTTGGTGAAATAGTAAAAAAGGGGGAACGAGTTAGAACAAGAGGAACAGGCAATGGAGAAGAGTCATGGGTACAGATAGATTAAGCAAACTTAAGTTAggaatatatataaatcaacacacacacatatatatatatatatatatatacatataaatattaacaggaaaattcaatttaattttcaacaaatcaaaagttaaattaaatttcagtTATTTCCCCTCCTTCAGTCGCCCTCAGACCCTGGAGAGGGGGCTGACTGATGGAtgccaccacctgctgctccctTACCTGAGCAGAACATCCCCCAGACCCAGTGGGAGGGGGAGCTTTGATTTTGCATGCTGGttccaaacattttatttttgtccaaaCTGAAAATGAGATGTAGAATAAAGCGAATTTGATattaagctcagatttggttatgttttcttttttctgtctctcactgaCTGAAGTATTTATTACAcgtgatgtgtccaaggaccgtcggaaatgtgaaaatccaaccatgatttctgttttttacagtttctgcttaTGATAAATGATGTAATTGTAGCGACCTTTAAAGAAGTTCTTTAAAAATCGgatgtaaaataaagacaaaatacagCTATTAAAATTTGTATGCCCATCCCTTtagctaaattaaaaaaacacaagtgccttgccagtgcttaaaaaaaaatattttacatgcCTCACTCTCTTTTTGCTCCACTGATCTACAGACAGAAACTAAAATCTGTAATGTGTGAAATTAAGGCTGTGAGGAGATGCACTAGTGAGACAAAGCTTAGAGTTTTAGGCCTGTTTAGACTTCAGTGAATGGAGAGTTTTTGAAGCTGCAGCAACAAACCAGGATGAGCTCCTGCCAAGTTCTAGTTTATGGCTTAACTCAGGCAGGAGGGTGTAAACAGAGCCAAGTCAGAGTAGTTAAAAGAAGCTAttctaaaatatatttattttttttttcaaatgttgtcGGCCACCAACCATGCATCAGGACACCACCAGTTACTGGAAAGAAACCCCCAGACTGTGGAGAACCATCAACATGGCTGAAAGCCTGAAAGCGTTTTACTGCAGGTTTGATAAGCCCATATTCATACCCCTCACCCACCTGCCCcgacacagcaaacacagcaagTAAATGTACTATCAAGGGTCAAATTCCAAGTGGCTCTGAAAcagagtcagtccccatagacccacATGTTAAGATtaccaacttaacagcagaaataaacatgtttacagcctgcgacaaaaaaaacagttttggtctctaaagccaatttaaaaaaacatgacaactgtacaggggtcaattttatataactcacccgtttacattttattacggCTTAAAGTTTTGCATGATTAAGagcgggctgctttgagtgacaccTTTGAGTGTCACCTTGAGTGACACCTTTGAGTGTCACCTTGAGTGACACCTTTGAATGACACCTGAGGGAAACCTTGGGTGTGggattcatgtggatgctagtTGATGTCCTCTACCCACCcgaacactgttgcagaccaagtaggGGAGAGTGGGGTGAGATGTGCCAGTTTTTACTTGAGGTGACTTTAAAGAGAGGGCATGGCAgtaatgaataaaatatgtacatatatttcaGGATGTGGGGCATCCCTGGAAACAACCACTTTGGAtcttaaataaactgtttaaactGTTTAATATGGCTTTCCAAAAAAAACTGGTCTCGTGGCACAATTTGCCCCCAATGCGGGGTGAGTTGTGCCTCTGGAGAAAATACGTTGGGGTAAATTGCGCCATTGATTATTGAAGtaaaacagaacattttcatGTCATATACTGTAATGCTGTATCAAAGCAAGACCAATTCAATACCAAATTACTtattaaagctttttttaataacatcaAAGGCCAGTTTTAGCAGTAGATAACATGTCGAATACATCAAAGATTGGCTAGAAGTAGGCCTACATAATATTTATCATTTTCAGGATAAAATTAAGTTAAACCTGAACAAAATCAACTGCAATTCTCAGGACCAGCTACAACACAACATGCCACTTGTCAATGCTGCAATATTCTTCAACAAGGCCTATTTAAAATGTTAagaacaaaatgaaattaaaaatgaaggCTCCAAGTCATAAATGTCAACTCCTGGCCAgtagagagagtgtgtgtgtgtgtgtgtgtatgtgtgtgtgtgtgtgtgtgtgtgtgtgtgtgtgtgtgtgtgtgtgtgtgatggctcCATAGCTACAATCTTCTTCAACAAGACCTATTTACAGACCTTCCCCTGTTGCACCTCTCTCACTACTCTGTCCAACTCCATAAGAGGGGTTGAAcccctgtctgtcttccttttgTAAAGGCGTGGCATTATGGCTTTTGgtctaaaatcaaaaatgtcacataattAACTTAACACTTAACATTGACATAAAATAACATAACCCAGGCCTTTTGGCACAAATCACCCCATCCCCACCATTTTAGCAAACTTGTATCATCCAGCAGTTTAGAGCTAACATCATGCTAACAGTATAGCCTCATATTGTAGCTTACTAAAGCACTAACTCATGTATGAAATGTTTTCAAACTTATCTATAATTGTTCAGACACAACAATCAATAAACCATGATCATAAAAAATTCACTTTGAAaggcaaaaaacagttttttggaCTTAAATCTGCTTACCTCTTGTGCCATGTGCCTCTTTTCTCCACAGGCTGAGTAAAATAGATGCCTCCTCAAAAATAGGAGGTCACATGACCAATTTCTTCTATAGCTTTCTAGAAACAAGGGGTGGCACAACTCTCCCACTGGCACAAATCACCCCACTCTCCCCTACCCCTcctcatggcaacaacactTGTCAATAGCAGTGACCCCTCTGCAGGACAAtacaccatgccacaccacaaaaactgctctgGAATTACCTGAGAaatgggacaaagagctcaaggcatcaacctggcctccaaataccCAAGATACCAATCTGATTGAACTGGTACCCCAGAGAGGTCCTAGGactggacttggctctgacctgtcaaggcatggacacaggacctctgagGGCTGTCCTTTAggatgcattcacactggcgctatttagtctgctttaaacgaaccctggtctgcttccacggatagtttggttcgtttggagtggtgtgagcTCTCATTctaactctggtgcggaccaaacgagcgaacATCCATCATAGATGGAAGATGGCGCTGTATGAGACGGCAGCCCATCCAGTCGCTCTGcagcactgtttttgtttttacctttttctTCCCCTCTTTTCTAACTTTTCGgcctttttttaatatttacttCTTCACAAAGGATTTTACATGTATCCCATGGATACGGCGGACTCAAAAAAACACACGGGAGTCAGCTCTCTCGTTTACTCTGGAGAGGAGTTGCTGGCTCTTACTTGGACAGAGACACAACATCCCAACGGAGCTGCGGAGGAGATACCGAGGCTGCAAAGCGGGGGCTAAGCTAAAGGCTAGGCTAGCGGACAACCGGAGGCGCTTCAAACCATCGATTCCCTCCGTGATTATGGGGAACGTCAACTCACTGCCaaataagatggacgagctgGCTGCTTTGGAGAACCAGCGGATCTACCGTGAGTGCAGCTTGTTCATTCTGACGGAGACATGGCTAACTGATAGCATACCGGATGCTAATGTGGACCTGCGGGGATTTACAGCAGTGAGAGCCGACAGGGATGCGAAAGCATGTGGCAAAAACAAAGGTGGGGGACTCATCATATATGCCAACAACCGTTGGTGTAACCCCGGCCATGTCACCGTGAAGGCGGTTTTGTGTTGCCCACATCTGGAGCTGCTGGCCGTTAGCTTGCGGCCATACTATCTACCGAGGGAGTTCAGTCACGTGATTGCCCTCTGTGTTTACATTCCTCTGAGAGCAGATGCGGCCGCTGCCTGTGAAAGGATACACAACGTCACAGCACGGCTGCAGTTGCAACATCCTGAGGCCTTCATAATAATATCTGGAGACTTCAATCATGTCACCCTGGACTCTACCCTGGCTGCTTTTCACCAGGTTGTCAACTGCCCCACCAGGAAGAACAGGACGATTGATTTACTGTATACCAACGTTAAGGAAGCATACAGAGTCACCGCCCTCCCCCCACTGGGTAAGTCAGACCACAACCTGGTGTACATACAGCCCCAGTACACCCCCCTGGTCCAGAGGCAGGCTGTCACCACTCGCTCCATCAGGAGATGGACTCCTGAAGTAGAGGAGGCCCTGAGAGACTGCTACAACACCACAGACTGGGATGTGCTGCTGGGTGCACATGATGATGAGGACATCGAGGGGATGACTCACTGTCTCACAGACTATCTCAACTTCTGTGCAGACGTGGTTGCCCCCACCAAGACTGTTCAGTGTTACTCAAATAACAAACCTTGGGGAACACAGAGAGTCAAGGCTGTCCTCAACAAGAAGAAAAAGGCCTTCAGGACTAAAGACAAAGAGGAGATGAAAGCAGCACAGCGGGAGGTGAAACGCTGCCTGAGGGAGGCAAAAGACTCCTACAGGGAGAAAGTGGAGCAGAAGCTGAGGGAGAACAACATGAGGGAGGTCTTCCTGAAGAGGCTACGATCCTTCAACATCTGCAGGAAGCTCCTGTGGATGTTCTGCCAGTCCGTGGTCGCTAGCGTCCTTTCCTACACTGTGGTGTGCTGGGGCGGGAGCACATCAAAGGCAGAACTTTCCAGGTTGGAAAAGCTGGTCAGACGGGCCGGCTCGGTGGTTGGCATGAAGCTGGACCCCCTGGTGACAGTGGCGGAGAGGAGAACTCTTAACACATGAAGCTGGACCCCCTGGTGACAGTGGCGGAGAGGAGAACTCTTAACAAACTGCGGGGCATCTTGGACAATGCCAACCATCCTCTGCACACTGTCATCAGCAGCCGGACAAATAGACTGAAAAACTCCTTTGTCCCCCGTGCCATCAAACTGTTCAACTCCTCACTGGAGGGGAGGAGGGCGAACAGATGAACAGATGTACAATAACCatgtacaatacaatacatGTGCAATAATAACACAACCATACAAATACTGTGTTCTGTTTATACTGTGAATACTGAATACTATGtacagtttatatatatatatacacacacacgtgtatgaatatatatatttctctcCATTCTTccagtgttattttattttatattatttatgtatatgtatatttaaNCACAACCATACAAATACTGTGTTCTGTTTATACTGTGAATACTGAATACTATGtacagtttatatatatatatacacacacgtgtatgaatatatatatttctctcTATTCTTccagtgttattttattttatattatttatgtatatgtatatttaacaGTGCTGTGTGTGATATGGAACTTCAATTTCCCTGAGGGAACCTCCcaaagggattaataaagtcatGTCCCTGAGGGAACCTCCcaaagggattaataaagtcatgtctaagtctaagtctaagtctaagtctaaCCCTGgaccgcttgaaaactgggggtctcggttcattTGCAAGCggaccctggtgcggttcgcttacagtgggaaatgcaaacggactatccagtgaaccaaagagaggaagtgaaccaagtgacgtagagcgcagtgcattttgggtaaaaaaaaaacaaagccaacagtgcgaactgggagaagcagaggtagacaaaaagaaaaagttggaaaatgtctcgtgggcagacgtggagtagtgaggaggtgcagacacttgatatatggtcagaggactggtctgcactggtgatcaggtgggtggagcgtgtcaggtggcatccacatgaatgtcagaaccCAAAGTTGCCCAACAGAACATttcattgtaacaagatgatcaatattGTTCACTTCACCAGTTCTGGctgatgggtgtgtgtgtgtgtatatataatatGAACATTTGTTCACATGCTTTAGGTTTAGAAGGCTAGGGGGCAAAAAAGACACAACCCTTTAAATGCACGCTGTGTCACCATGTGGACAAATCCAAAGGTTAGTTTGCTATTACAGGAGTATACTGAAGATCTTAtctcatgtactgtatatggCCCTTTTAGTGCCTAGTTAAGGTTGCTGATAACTGGGAGGGGTTTAGCGGTCGGTTGATGGTAGTATTTCCGACTGTATCTGAAGGCAGCACTTTTTGGCGGGTAGTGTAATTTGATCTGACGTTCtgcgtgctgctgctgcgtcttcgCTGTTCTCTCGACGTGCTTTACGCAGATGAGAAATGGTCCATACCATCAAACACGCTATAGGAAACACGCTGGAGGATCTGAGGAAAAACTGCTTCCTTAAGTTTTGTTACCAGCTGCGAGACCGCAGAGAGGAGCCGCGGGTCCGCTACAGTGAGGTGGAGAATAAAACTGTGTTGGAGATCACAGACCTCCTGGTTTCAACTTTCACAGAGCCCAAAGCTCTTCAGGTGACTCTGGATATACTGAGGCAGATTAACTGCAACAACGAGGCTGAGACACTGTGTGAGTAAACACGTGGATGATTTTAAATATCCAATAACCATAGTGTAATTGTGCCCCATCATGCACTCTGCTCAAAGCGGCTATGACGCATACACTGCTAATAACTATTTATCAAATGACAGTGTGGGTTTCTGTCGTGACTCAGaccagcactggaactgctttggtggaaaaggggtatgtGAGAAAATGGCTCCCTGGGCACAGATTtgtaaaaggccccaccaccatcagagcaaaacacacagactttgcGGTTTTgcgtcttttttttattgtgtctttTATCTTTGTAGTCTTTTACACATTCTTGGggttctttgtcttttttaagtaattttgggtcttttctggttgtttttatgtctctgaaataagtttgtgtctgtttgtggtcattttgtgtgtctttacggtcattttgtgtattttttggttgttgtgtgtctctgtggtcattttgtgtgtattgtagttgttttgtctctttgtggtcattttatgtctctgtaggtttttccaggcctggaaaagtcattgaAATAGTAAAAATCATTGAAGGTTTTGGAAAACTCATGGAATTTCATTGTTCGTAATGAAATTATTTGCTACAGTAATCTTTCAGGGATAACCTTCCATGTGATATaacataatttattttctgcaagTTAGCTGTTGTTGCTCTAATATGCGTCAgcttagggctgcacaatatgttTTCAGGATTGACATTGCGATGTGCGATAGTAACATCGAAGGACGTGTAACGTCAAGCAtgatacaaatataaaacatgcaCAGCTCTCATTTTCTATGACTTGAACAGGCCAAGCCTTCCTCTTTTAGAAGTGTATGTGTGACGTAGTGTGGTGGTGTTTGTTATGGAAAGACtcccctgcatgtgtgtgtgtgtgtgtgtgtgtgtgtgtgtgtgtgtgtgtgtggaaaagtACCGTAACCAGTGGCAAGTGCAGCACTTTTCCCAAATAAAAATtttattatgggtccttgaaaagtcatggaaaggTTCTGaagttttgtccatgaaaatatgTTGGGACCCTGAATCATACAGTTATTATTACGTTCCTTTTTCATGCACACATTGACGGAACTGATGGGATTACATTTCACTGgaactgtattttttgtatgatttcatgtaacaaataaaatgactgattgattgattaattgattgactGACAGGGTGCATATTGGTGGGGTCTCTGTCGCACTGTATATGGCACaatgaaaacagttttaatatttaacactGTCCTATATTAGCCTTTCACCATTCTATCATCTCTCCCTACAGATTTACAAACCAAAGCCTGTGTGGACGTAAGTTTTACTTTACACAGTGACATTCAAATATTCTCTTAAACATGgcaggcattaaaaaaaagttttctcacagtggtgttttcatttttgtgtaggaaggTGACCCTGTCCTCCGTAAGACCTGGAGTGGGGCGTTGGAGACAAAGCCCTCACAGGAGGCCCTGAAGTGTGCAGCCGGCCGGTGGCCTTTAGGAGCTGCTCGACAGGGAGATTCTCCTGTGAAGAAGCCAAAGGAAGTGGAGGCTGAAGCGAAGGCCTGTGTTGTCTCTGAGGGTGGGGACCCTTACAAAAAACGGCTCGTTCTAAGCAGGTTTACGATTCAGTTTGGCCAGTACAAAGATAAAACCTTTAAATGGCTGTTGGAGAATGATGTAAGCTACGTTGCCATGTTGGTGGCTCGTCACCAGAAGGAGCAAGAGGACTCAGTGAGTCAGAGTCCACTGATGGTCAACAAGGTAATGCAAAGAAAAAGGGGATGCTGTCTGCCCTCTGACATTAGCAAACTCCCAAAAGTTTTCAGTTTCAAGGTTGTCTCGTCTAAGCCGATATGTCTGTCCTCAGATCTCTTCACGCTCCCTGCAGTAAACTACCGATGTAGCTACACTCAGTGTTCCTTCACCCATAAAAATAACTGGATGCAGGAAACAGTGTCCGATCAGCGGCAGCACCACTCAAGTCCTCAaacttaacaaaaacaaaacaaacaacaacaaaatccagTTTCTATTATGTCCTCAATAATCTCTCCTCCCCCTAGTGCCAAGACCCAGACATcatagtgttttattttttctttcttcttctacttctgtatgttatgtttttatttaaactgtAAGATGGAATTTATACTTGAGCATCAAATCGACACCATACTTATGCCATAGGCTCTGCGTCAATGTAGAGGCCACGCCTTACCTtacgccgtagcctgatgtgcacctccccggAAATGTAATTACATGTTGCAGCGACGCAgacttcctgtttattttttcgtaagctgaaaccatttccctcagtggaaacaaagcttttgtttactttaatttcacagataagcaACAATAAATTGAGAcgataaagcctccacaaaaatagcattttaagtcttgtgtgtgatttatcctggcttcatatgagcagaggaaatctcttgtcgctaggctaatttatacaatgtaaaatgccataggcttgtgctaataacgttagcatgttatatttgtttggaaaacgtgtttagtataagacagttgttttgttggtgaaccttgtgagttgtaatggagccgaatttcaGCTCATCCATCCCTTGGTACCATCTTCCAAAGTTATCCAAAAGGCTGATTGTCACCTGTAGTCCCCGAAGAGATGCTATAAAGTGAAGTAAATCAGAGAATGTTGACAATGTtatctttacttttatttaaagtaTTTCAGCATGCTTGTTAACATGTTTGTGCGTACGGAAATTGATAATGTGTATTTGTCTCTAATTGCCCCTTGAGTAgtgaatgtttttaatttattttaaggaAAAATGGGCCGTGTAGCTTCAATaataacacagattttttttcatttgaaggACTCCTTGACTCAATATGCGATTGCTTACCCTGAGGTTTTGCAAGAAGTCAGATTTCATCGTGGATACGAGAGATCTCTCCAGTCAGGCCAAGAAGGAAAGGCGCTTGTTGGCTTTGGTATGCATCGATCAGAGACGCTGCAGGACCTGTACGAGTCAAAGGACAAGCACAAAATGAGGTATGACAGAATGCATCAGTGAATTGCAGTGGATTGTGGTGTTAGTAAGGCTAGCGGACATTAAAAGCCACCACTCTACCCTTTGTACACAGCTATGTCAACTTTCTCCGTTCCAAAAAGTCGATCTGCGACCCAGGGTCCAAAATGGACATCGCtgtcaaatacattttgcagCGTGACCAAAAGCAG
This DNA window, taken from Epinephelus moara isolate mb chromosome 6, YSFRI_EMoa_1.0, whole genome shotgun sequence, encodes the following:
- the LOC126391396 gene encoding uncharacterized protein LOC126391396, whose translation is MVHTIKHAIGNTLEDLRKNCFLKFCYQLRDRREEPRVRYSEVENKTVLEITDLLVSTFTEPKALQVTLDILRQINCNNEAETLYLQTKACVDEGDPVLRKTWSGALETKPSQEALKCAAGRWPLGAARQGDSPVKKPKEVEAEAKACVVSEGGDPYKKRLVLSRFTIQFGQYKDKTFKWLLENDVSYVAMLVARHQKEQEDSVSQSPLMVNKDSLTQYAIAYPEVLQEVRFHRGYERSLQSGQEGKALVGFGMHRSETLQDLYESKDKHKMSYVNFLRSKKSICDPGSKMDIAVKYILQRDQKQDAAAGGRLTRRAQSTRGQPTSTSRTSKKHLNRSWRSSNP